In one Bacteroidota bacterium genomic region, the following are encoded:
- a CDS encoding RNA polymerase sigma factor, producing MQYSRSMYNICIRMLVNREDAEDILQEAFIQAFRRLDTFRGESSFGTWLKKIVINRCLDFLKKRKLGFMDSDEEKIPDRQDESLEEDKISNEMIHECIKSLPEGARVIVNLYLMEGFSHKESAKMLGITESTAKTQYHRAKHLLRERINEKTLYEKA from the coding sequence ATGCAGTATTCGAGATCCATGTATAATATATGTATTCGTATGCTTGTCAACAGAGAAGATGCAGAGGACATTCTCCAGGAAGCATTTATCCAGGCATTCCGGAGGCTGGACACCTTTAGAGGGGAGTCTTCGTTTGGAACATGGCTTAAAAAGATTGTAATCAATCGATGCCTGGATTTTCTTAAAAAGAGGAAACTAGGTTTTATGGATAGCGATGAAGAAAAAATTCCAGACAGACAGGATGAGTCATTGGAGGAAGATAAAATCAGCAATGAAATGATCCATGAGTGTATAAAAAGCCTGCCGGAAGGCGCAAGAGTTATAGTAAACCTGTATCTCATGGAAGGATTTTCCCATAAGGAATCAGCCAAAATGCTCGGTATTACTGAATCAACCGCAAAAACCCAGTATCACCGGGCAAAGCACCTGCTCCGGGAAAGAATTAATGAAAAAACGTTGTATGAAAAAGCTTGA